In Aquipuribacter hungaricus, the genomic window GGTGCACCTCTCGGTTCGGTGACTCGGTCAGGGTGGTGCTGGACGGCGGCCGGCTCGTTGAGCCGGTCGGTGATGCGGTCCCACGAGGGGCCGTCCAGTGCGGTCGCGGCGGCGGGGAACACCCCGTTGTCCTCGCGCTCGATATGGGCGTCCAGCAGGCGCAGGAGCGCGTCGAGGCCGGTGAGGTCACCACCGCGGACCGCGTCGAGGGCGGCCTCGAGGGTGACGTGCTCGCCGCAGAGCCGGTCGATGTGCGGGGCGAACTCGGGGTCGTCCCTCAGCTCACCGAAGAGTCCGCGCTCCTCGACCTCGACGTGCGGGTCGAGCAGACCGGCCAGGGCGGCGACGCCGGCGGCGACATCCTCGGGCCCGCCGGTGACGACCGTCCGACGAAGCTCACCGGCCGCGTTCTGGATCGCCTCGTGCTCGTCCATCAGCCGGCCGATGACGGTGATGTCATGGCAGCCACAGTAGCTGCACACCTCAACGGCGCCGGACGGTCGGTGGTGCGTGCATAGGTCCTCCTGCTGTCGCGGCCTGGCCGGTGGCGACTCGATCCTCCACCCGCGGGCGTCCCGGCGTCCGGGCCATAGGTCCCGTCAGCGTCGGGAGCCGACCTGCTCCCACCCGGG contains:
- a CDS encoding hemerythrin domain-containing protein, with protein sequence MCSYCGCHDITVIGRLMDEHEAIQNAAGELRRTVVTGGPEDVAAGVAALAGLLDPHVEVEERGLFGELRDDPEFAPHIDRLCGEHVTLEAALDAVRGGDLTGLDALLRLLDAHIEREDNGVFPAAATALDGPSWDRITDRLNEPAAVQHHPDRVTEPRGAP